DNA from Triticum aestivum cultivar Chinese Spring chromosome 7D, IWGSC CS RefSeq v2.1, whole genome shotgun sequence:
GGCCGCGGCGGGGCATGCCTGCCGGCGCAGCGCCGCGAACGCCGGGTCGATGTTGGTGTCGTTGTAGATGTGGCCGCGGAAGAACTGGCACTGCGAGAAGCCGATGGTGTGCGCGCCCGACAGCGCCGTCAGGTCCCGCGGGGTCAGCTGCTTCTTGTCGAACGCGCGGATGAGCTGGTCGAGGTTCAGCGTCGGCCCCGGGAGGTCGGCGTTCGCCTCCGCCAGGCTCGCCGTCGTCGAGTCCCGCCGGCCCAGCGGCACCGCCCAGCTCGGCCCGCCTAGCTGGAGGAACACCGGTCCAAGTGTTGTCAGCATTAATTAAATCTGCAACCAGTAGCATTTTGACACTACGCATGCACGTGCAGTGTCCATTATTGTATGTACCAGAAACGTGCCGTCGCGTGCTGCGAGGGCGACGATGTCGGCACAGGAGACGACGCCGGGGCAGAGCAGCTCCACgttggccttgatccggtcgatcACCTCGTAGCCGCGCACGGAGTTCACGTTCGGGAAGGCCGTCTTCTCGCCGACGAAGCTGCCCACGTCATCCAGAAGAATGGATCCGTCACAGCCCTGTACATGCATGTAACAGAATCCATCCATAAATCGTGACATTCTTCCATGAAATGAAAGGAAATCAACTGTGACCTGATTGCGCTTGCTGAAAGAGAGAGCCCGAAACATAAATATGCTCGCTTAAGGGTATAATTGACTTACTTGAACAAAGCAGTCATGGAAGTGGAGCCTGAGGAGGGAGGCGCCCATTCGGCGCTCGGCGAGGAGCGCAGCGATCATGGTGGCGCGCACGGTGAGCTCCAGCAGGGGGCAGCTCGTGGCGTAGAAGGACGGCGAGAGCTGCCCATACGCAGCGGAGGACAGGAGGAAGAGGGCGAGCAAGAAATGCCATGTCCTGGAAGCCATCGCAGATATGCTAAGCTCACAAATTGATCTAGCTAAACTCAGTGTAGGATAGCTCAGTAGCTTGCTTAGCTGCCTATTTATAGTGGTCTGTATTGCATAAAATGCATGAAGGATGGTCAAAGTTAGGCCGATAGGTCATTCTCTGGTTGACAAAACGCAACACAACTCTACGTAGATGCCAGAAACTGATCTATCATCATATAATGCCCACATGCCATGTCACTAGCAAGTAGCAAGTGGCATTTCGTGTATACGAATAATTATATAAGCAAGCTTTCGTGTGTGGTTATGGATCTTTCTGGGTAAAGATCACATTCAGCCAGCTAATTCCAATAATGTCTTCACATGTCCCATGCTCTTCATGAACTACTTTGTAATGTTATCTTAATTAAACTGATAAGATCAAAGTTATTTATAATGTCTAGATATGTGTATTGTACATATTGATTTGGTGATTGGACATTGGAACGGAGAAGTATGTAACCCGTGATTTGTATACCTGTCAAGTCACGATAGCAGCAACTGCGGGCACACAAAGTAGGGCCCGCATAAGTCTGGTCACTAGGCATGCAAATTTGAAACCTTGAGGGTACCCCCCTTCGACCCTCTTTAGTTTAACTAAATGAACTAAATTATCAGATTCACTTCATTTTTGAAACTTCAGTTCATTTGGTTGCACTAAGTAAGGTCGGTGGGTACCCAAAAGGTTCTAAATTTGCATCCTTATTGGTCATCATAGGAGTACATACATTATCCCCATTGTGTACAGAGCTCACAAACATGTATGTTATCTGCTCTGATCCGTTAGTTTTGGTTTCCACGACTACCCATGATGGCCATGGGAACATCTTGTTTTGACGGACATTTGGGCCCGAGGAGGCCGCGGAGtgggccgacttgctggccaccCTCCCGTCAGTGCTCGCAGACTATCTAGACATTGTTTCTTGGTAGTTGACCCCCTCGGTGATCTTCTTGGCCGGCCTACGTACCAACTCTTTTGCCGTCGGGCGCCCCTTTCTCTGAACCCTTCCACTTTGGAAGGCGCCCATgccgcttgagggagtcctggattacggggtcctcgggggtccgggctatgtgacgtgggccggactggtgggccgtgaagatacaagacggaagactttcccccgtgtccggatgggactctccttggcgtggaaggcaagcttggcgtgcggatatgaagattcctttctctgtaaaccgactctgtacaaccctagccccctccggtgtctatataaatcggagggtttagtccatagaggcaattaatcatataggctagacatctagggtttagccattacgatctcgaggtagatcaactcttgtaacccatatactcatcaaagtcaatcaagcaggaagtagggtattacctccatcaagagggcccgaatctgggtaaacatcgtgtcccctgcctcctgttaccctcgatccttagatgcacaggtcggaaccccctacccgagatctgccgattttgacaccgacattggtgctttcattgagagttccactgtgccgtcgtcgaaaggctcgatggctccatcaatcatctacaacaatttTGCTGGGGAGGAGATctttctccctggccagatcttcgtattcggcggcttcacactgcgcgccaactcggttggccagctggagcagatcgacagctacgcccctggtcaccagatcagttttggaaatctgaactatgtcgctgatatccgaggagacttgatctttcaAGGGTTCGCCGCTCCaaccaccgctccggccttagatccggagcgcgtcaccaggtccgaagacgggagtttagagcccgccggactctctaaAGCTATAAAGCTCAACACTGGAGAACCAGAAAGAATAGCGCCACCGGCAGTCATCACAAAGCCGAGCTCTTCTCCGGACACTAATTCCGAACCGTTGAAGTCCGCGTCATGTGAGTTCGGCCAGGGAACTTCTGTCCccatccaaacctcgctcttaaacgaggctctggacttaatgtgatccctcgcTATCACAGAGGAGCCGCTTTCGAACTGTGCCCAACCCGGACTAGAGGCtgaaaatagggaattttacttcccacccaccacccactttatagccactgtcgaggatttaaccgacatgctcgactacgcctccgaatacatcaacggtatggacgacgatgccggagaggagcaggcccaaaacccgccggtcaccggacgctggacggccactttctcgtacgacgtatacatggtggatatgttggaaatatgccctagaggcaataataaattggttattattatatttccttgttcatgacaatcgtttattatccattctagaattgtattgataggaaactcaaatacatgtgtggatacatagacaacaccatgtccctagtaagcctctagttgactagctcgttgatcaatagatggttacggtttcctgaccatggacattggatgtcgttgataacgggatcacatcattaggagaatgatgtgatggacaagacccaatcctaagcctagcacaagatcgtgtagttcgtttgctaagagcttttctaatgtcaagtatcatttccttagaccatgagattgtgcaactcccggataccgtaggaatgctttgggtgtaccaaacgtcataacgtaactgggtgtctataaaggtgcactacaggtatctccgaaagtgtctgttgggttggcacgaatcgagactgggatttgtcactccgtgtaaacggagaggtatctctgggcccactcggtaggacatcatcataatgtgcacaatgtgaccaaggagttgatcacgggatgatgtgttacggaacgagtaaagagacttgccggtaacgagattgaacaaggtctcgggataccgacgatcgaatctcgggcaagtaccataccgatagacaaagggaattgtatacgggattgattgaatcctcgacattgtggttcatccgatgagatcatcgaggagcatgtgggagccaacatgggtatccagatcccgctgttggttattgaccggagagtcgtctcggtcatgtctgcgtgtctcccgaacccgtagggtctacacacttaaggttcggtgacgctagggttgtagagatattagtatgcggtaacctgaaagttgcttcatcaacctctcctccccccttgctggatcaagaaggagacgtcgatgctccatacgtgtgttgaacgcggaggtgccgtccgttcggcgctaggatcatcggtgatttggatcacgacgagtacgactccatcaaccccgttctcttgaacgcttctgctcgcgatctacaagggtatgtagatgcactccttccctctcgttgctagtaaactccatagattgatcttggtgatgcgtagaaaattttgaatttctgctacgttccccaacagcggcatcatgagctaggtctatgcgtagtttctatgcacgagtagaacacaaagtagttgtgggcgtcgattttgtcaatttacttgccgttactagtcttatcttgattcggcggcatcgtgggatgaagcggcccggaccgaccttacacgtactcttacgtgagacaggttccaccgactaacatgcactagttgcataaggtggctagcgggtgtctgtctctcccactttagtcggatcggattcgatgaaaagggtccttatgaagggtaaatagaaattggcatatcacgttgtggcttttgcgtaggtaagaaacgttcttgctagaaacccatagcagccacgtaaaacatgcaacaacaattagaggacgtctaacttgtttttgcagggtatgctatgtgatgtgatatggccaaaagaatgtgatgaatgatatatgtgatgtatgagattgatcatgttcttgtaataggaatcacgacttgcatgtcgatgagtatgacaaccggcaggagccataggagttgtcttaatttattgtatgacctgcgtgtcattgaaaacgccatgtaattactttactttattgctaaccgttagccatagtagtagaagtaatagttggcgagacaacttcatgaagacacaatgatggagatcctgatgatgcagatcatggtgtcatgccggtgacgaaggtgatcatgccgcgcctcgaagatggagatcagaggcgcaagatgatattggccatatcacgtcactttatgatttgcatgtgatgtttgtcatgtttacatcttatttgcttagaacgacggtagcataaataagatgatccctcactaaaaatttcaagagacgtgttccccctaactgtgcaccgttgcgaaggttcgttgtttcgaagcaccacgtgatgatcgggtgtgatagattctaacgttcgaatacaacgggtgttgacgagcctagcatgtacagacatggcctcggaacacatgcaaaacacataggttgacttgacgagcctagcatgtacagacatggcctcggaacacaagagaccgaaaggtcgaacatgagtcgtatagtagatacgatcaacatggagatgttcaccgatgatgactagtccgtctcacgtgatgatcggacacggcctagtttgactcggatcatgtatcacttagatgactagagggatgtctatctgagtgggagttcattaatcagatgaacttaattatcatgaacatagtcaaaaggtctttgcaaattatgtcatagcttacgctttagttctactgtttaagatatgttcctagagaaaatttagttgaaagttgatagtggcaattatgcggactaggtccgtaaactgaggattgtcctcattgctgcacagaaggcttatgtccttaatgcaccgctcggtttgctgaacctcagcgtcgtctgtagatgttgcgaaacatctgacatacacgttttgatgactatgtgatagttcagtgcgtaatgctaacggtttagaattgtggcaccaaagacgttttgaaacgtcgcagaacatatgagatgttccgaagattgaaattgggatttcagactagtgcccacgtcaagaggtatgagacctctgacaagtttcttaagcctccagactaagggagaaaagctcaatcttgagcatgtgctcagattgtctgaataccacaatcgcttgaatcgagtgggagttaatcttccagatgagatagtgatggttctccatagtcactgccaccaagctattagagcttcgtggtgaactataacatatcagggatagacatgatgatccttgagcaactcgcgatgtttgacaccgcgaaagtagaaatcaagaaggagcatcaattgttgatggttagtaaaaccactagtttctagaagggcaagggcaacagggatacttcatgaaacaacaaatcatttgctgctctagtggagaatcccaaggttgaacccaaacccgagactaagtgcttctgtaatgaggggaacggtcactaaagcagaactaccctagatacttggtagatgaggaggcaggtgtaacaccccgcatgtaacttgccatatttgtaactccgactcttgccatttccggctatgtgatatgatttttccctccgttgtcgggttttgtctttcgttttgtattttgtcatgtcatgcattttcatatcatgtcatcatgtgcattgcattcgcatacgtgttcgtctcatgcatccgagcatttccccgttgtccgttttccaatccggcgctcctatctcctccggtgcacccctcttgttttctttcgtgtgcgtgtgtcaaactttctcggaatggaccgaggcttgtcaagtggccttaatataccacccggagtctaccggtcaagtttcgttccattcggaggtcgtttggtactccaacggttaaccgggcatccgcaatgtccatttgagtgtccagcaaaaaccccctctaaaaccagcccaaaacccaccaaactctcttccatgctctaggtcgttcgatcacgatcgtgtgggcgaaaaccgcacctcatttggagcctcctagctccc
Protein-coding regions in this window:
- the LOC123167064 gene encoding peroxidase 70; protein product: MASRTWHFLLALFLLSSAAYGQLSPSFYATSCPLLELTVRATMIAALLAERRMGASLLRLHFHDCFVQGCDGSILLDDVGSFVGEKTAFPNVNSVRGYEVIDRIKANVELLCPGVVSCADIVALAARDGTFLLGGPSWAVPLGRRDSTTASLAEANADLPGPTLNLDQLIRAFDKKQLTPRDLTALSGAHTIGFSQCQFFRGHIYNDTNIDPAFAALRRQACPAAAPAGDSNLAPFDAQTQLVFDNAYYRNLVAQRGLLHSDQELFNGASQDALVRQYGSNPALFAADFVAAMIKMGNIAPLTGSSGQIRRNCRVVNS